The Gaiellales bacterium genomic sequence GTCGAGCGGGCCGTCGAGGCTCGAGACGAGCACGGCGGTCGCGCCGGGCCCGATCCAGTCCGTGGCGAAGCTCGGCTCGACGGCCATAGTGGGCCGTCGCCCGGTCGGTCAGGAGCACGAGCGCCTTCGCCCGCGGCAGGCCGTTCCGGGACGGGTTGCCGGGGACGCTCGGGATCCACTTGAGGCCGGCCACGTCGAACTCGCCGCCGAATGCTCATCCGACGAACACCACGTGGACGTCCTTCGGGCCGTGCACGCCGCGGATCAGGGTCTGCTCGATGTCGGCCGTGCGGCTGGGGCCGGTGACGAGCGTGACGGCCGATGCCCGGGCCAGCTCGGGGCCGATCCGCTCGAGGGCGGCGGCCAGATCGGGCACGAGCTGATCCTCGCGCGCCTCGATCACGTGCACGGGGTCGACGAGGCCGGGCCGGCGGCCGCCGGAAAGGCGCGCCGAGACGACGGCCGTGCCGGTGTCGGCGATCAGGGCCAGGCACGGGGTCACCGAGACGCCCTCGCCGCGCAGGCCCTCGAGCGCGTCGCGGCCGTGGTGGACGTGCCCGCCGAGCGCCTCGAGCTCCTCCGTGAACCGCGCGATCACCGCTTCACCACCACGTCGCGGGTGCGCAGCCAGCGCCCCACCACCGGCAGGTGAATGAACGCGGTCTGACCCCGTTTATGCAGGGGGAGGCGGCGGGCGGTGCGGGTCGAGAGGCGGTAGAGCCAGGGCCGGCTCCAGGCCAGGCTCCAGAGCCGGAAGGCCACCGTCTCCATCGCCCCGGCCGAGGTCTGAGCCCGGTCGCGGCGCAGCCCGATCAGGAGGTCGTGGAGCGGGATCCGCACCGGGCACACGTCGTCGCAGGCGGCGCACAGCGACGAGGCCTGGGAGAGCTCGTCGAGCCCGCCCTGCGGGTGCAGGAGCGGCGAGAGCACGGCGCCGATCGGGCCGCCGTACACCCAGCCGTACGCCGTGCCGCCGATGTGCCGGTAGACCGGGCAGACGTTCTGGCAGGCGCCGCAGCGGATGCACCGCAGCACGCTCGCGTACTCCGTCTCGCGCACGCGCGCGCGGCCGTTGTCCAGGATCACGACGTGCAGCTCGTCGGGTCCGTCTGCCTCCTCGCCGCGGCGGGGGCCGCCGATCATGGAGACGTACGAGGTGATCTTCTGGCCGGTGCCGGAGCGGATCAGGAGCGGCAGCAGCGTCCCCAGGTCGGCCAGCGTCGGCACGACCCGCTCCATCCCCATCACCGCGATGTGCACCTTCGGCACGCCCGAGCACATGCGGCCGTTGCCCTCGTTCTCGACGATCACGACCGTCCCCGTCTCCGCGACGCCGAAGTTGACGCCGGTGATGCCGACCGGCGCGCGCAGGAACCGCTCGCGCAGGTGGGCGCGGGCGAAGTCGGTCAGGTCGGCCGGCTCGTCGCCGATCGGATGCCCGGCCAGCGGCTCGAACAGCTCGCGCACATCGGCGCGGCTCTTGTGGATCGCCGGGATGATGATGTGCTCGGGCGGCTCGCCCGCGGTCTGCACGATGAACTCGCCCAGGTCGGTCTCGACGACGTCCACGCCGTCCGCGGCCAGCCGCTCGTTCAGGCCGATCTCCTCGGCCGCCATCGACTTGCCCTTCACGACCTCGCTGCCGTGACGGGCGACGACGCCGGCGATGTACGCGGCCGCGTCCGCGCCGGTCGGGGCCCGGTGGACGATCGCCCCGGCCCGCTCCAGGTTGGCCTGGAACTCATCGATGAGCGTGGGCATCTCGGCCACCGACCGGGAGCGGATGCGCTCGCCCGCGTCCCGCAGCGCCTCGAAGTCGACCCTGGCCACCGACTCGGTGCGGTGGTCATGCGCCCGCTCGGAGAAGCGGCGGACGTTCTCGTGCCTGGCCGGATCGGCCAGCGCCGCCGCCGACCGCCGCCCGAACCCGCTCACAGGGCGTCCGCCAGCACGCTCGCCAGGTGGACGACCCTGACGGGCGCGCCGGTGCGCGAGGCGCGGCCCTCGATGTGCATGATGCAGCCGGGATCGGCGCTCACCACGGTCTCGGCGCCGGCCGCCTGCGCGGTTGCGAGCTTGTCGTCGGCCATCGCGGTCGACACGTCGGGGTAGCGCACCGCAAACGCGCCCCCGAAGCCGCAGCAGCGGTCGCTGCGGGGCAGCTCGTGCAGGTCGGCGACGGCCGCGAGCAGGC encodes the following:
- a CDS encoding LUD domain-containing protein — encoded protein: MIARFTEELEALGGHVHHGRDALEGLRGEGVSVTPCLALIADTGTAVVSARLSGGRRPGLVDPVHVIEAREDQLVPDLAAALERIGPELARASAVTLVTGPSRTADIEQTLIRGVHGPKDVHVVFVG
- a CDS encoding LutB/LldF family L-lactate oxidation iron-sulfur protein, producing MSGFGRRSAAALADPARHENVRRFSERAHDHRTESVARVDFEALRDAGERIRSRSVAEMPTLIDEFQANLERAGAIVHRAPTGADAAAYIAGVVARHGSEVVKGKSMAAEEIGLNERLAADGVDVVETDLGEFIVQTAGEPPEHIIIPAIHKSRADVRELFEPLAGHPIGDEPADLTDFARAHLRERFLRAPVGITGVNFGVAETGTVVIVENEGNGRMCSGVPKVHIAVMGMERVVPTLADLGTLLPLLIRSGTGQKITSYVSMIGGPRRGEEADGPDELHVVILDNGRARVRETEYASVLRCIRCGACQNVCPVYRHIGGTAYGWVYGGPIGAVLSPLLHPQGGLDELSQASSLCAACDDVCPVRIPLHDLLIGLRRDRAQTSAGAMETVAFRLWSLAWSRPWLYRLSTRTARRLPLHKRGQTAFIHLPVVGRWLRTRDVVVKR